One segment of Acidimicrobiales bacterium DNA contains the following:
- a CDS encoding OB-fold nucleic acid binding domain-containing protein — MSVTAIGSLVPRRRATVMGEVRSATSYGRPYVRTEAELDDRTGVIVLRFLGRSHVPGLVPGLHMVAYGTPGSERGALVMLNPLYCLAPAE; from the coding sequence GTGAGCGTGACCGCCATCGGGTCGCTGGTGCCACGCCGACGCGCGACCGTGATGGGCGAGGTCCGCTCCGCGACCTCCTATGGGCGGCCCTACGTCCGCACCGAGGCCGAGCTCGACGACCGCACGGGCGTCATCGTGTTGCGCTTCCTGGGCCGGAGCCACGTGCCCGGGCTTGTCCCCGGCCTGCACATGGTCGCCTATGGCACCCCGGGGTCCGAACGCGGGGCGCTCGTGATGTTGAACCCGCTCTACTGCTTGGCGCCGGCCGAATGA
- a CDS encoding potassium-transporting ATPase subunit C encodes MLTQLRRSAVMVIICLVLFGLAYPLLGVGLSQAFFKGQANGSITANGSNLIGQDWSQTKCPGHLPGSCVFQGRPDNLGPYSDTGKYKGDNPAGHPGDDPLVANGAAGESGATNLGPRSQELVTYTKHLNEYWHARGVNPTSDLVTTSGSGIDPDITPQDATAEIPMVARATGVSSAQLQSLITREAQGRQLGFLGSPFVNVLQLNEGLAKLEHP; translated from the coding sequence GTGCTCACCCAACTCCGCCGCTCCGCCGTCATGGTGATCATCTGCCTGGTGCTGTTCGGCCTCGCCTACCCGCTGCTGGGCGTCGGCCTCTCCCAGGCCTTCTTCAAGGGCCAGGCCAATGGTTCCATCACGGCCAACGGCTCCAACCTGATCGGCCAGGACTGGTCCCAGACCAAATGTCCCGGGCACCTGCCGGGCAGCTGTGTGTTCCAAGGCCGGCCCGACAACCTCGGACCCTATAGCGACACCGGCAAATACAAGGGGGACAACCCGGCCGGCCACCCGGGCGACGACCCGCTGGTCGCCAACGGTGCGGCCGGCGAATCGGGCGCGACCAACCTCGGCCCGCGTTCGCAGGAGCTGGTCACCTACACGAAGCACCTGAATGAGTACTGGCACGCCCGCGGTGTCAACCCGACGTCTGACTTGGTGACCACCTCGGGCAGCGGCATCGACCCCGACATCACGCCGCAGGACGCCACCGCCGAGATCCCGATGGTGGCGCGCGCCACCGGCGTGTCCTCGGCGCAGCTGCAGAGCCTGATCACGCGGGAGGCCCAGGGCAGGCAGCTCGGCTTCCTCGGCTCGCCCTTCGTCAACGTCCTGCAGCTCAACGAGGGGCTGGCCAAGCTCGAGCACCCGTGA